Within Flavobacterium pisciphilum, the genomic segment TTTTGATTTATCTATAGGGGAACGATTACCTATCGAGCGAACTCCTTTAGAAATCTATGAGAAACATATGTTTCATGGAGAAGCATATCAAGGTATTACAGCTATATCAGCTGTTGGAAAGAAAGGTATTATAGGACAAATAAAAAGTAACGGTGGTAAAGGTTCCTTATTAGACAATGCAGGACAATTATTTGGATTATGGTTACAACTTACCTTAATCAAAGACCGCATTGCTTTTCCAGTCAAAATCAAACAAATTGAATTCTTCGAAGATATGCACGATCAAGATGGTGCATTTGAATGTACCTGTGCATTAACAGAATTAAACGATGAATTTGCAATCGCTGATATTGTTCTTCGAAGAAACGGAAAAGTTTGGTGCTCGATAAAAGGATGGCAAAACCGAAGATTAGAAATTGACGAAGCTTTATGGAATGTTTCCATGTCGCCACTTCATAACCGTCTATCAGAAGAAATTGCTCCACATATCTTTTTCTTTCATCAGGCCTATTCCCGCGTATCTTCTTGGGATTTTATACTGAAACGTTATTTCAATCAAAGGGAAAAAAAGTACTATCAGGAACTCCTACCCAACCGTAGAAAGAATTGGATGGTAAGTCGCGTAGCGGTAAAAGATGCCGTACGACATTTATTGAGTGAACAGAAAAATCAACCCAATTACCCCATAACCTTTGAAATTTATTCTGATAACGCAGGCAAACCTTATCTCAGAGGTAATGGCACAGAACAGATCCAAATCTCATTGGCACATAAAGGAAAAGATGCAGTAGCAATTGCACGGCAAGATAAACCTGTTGGCATCGACATGGAAATCATTGCAGAACGCACCCCTGAATTTTATCAATTAGTATTCACCAATGCAGAATTAGCATTATTAAAAGAACTAGATCAAGCCGAATGGAGCACCCGATTTTGGGTAGCAAAAGAAGCCTATGGAAAATTATTAGGAACAGGGCTAAAAGGAAACCCAAAAAGATATGAAGTAGCACGCATACAAGGAGATCATCTATGGATCGATCAAATAGAAATCAAAACAATCAAACACCTAAATTATATTATCGGATGGACACTTTAAACACGACATTAAAAATGAATCATGAGGAGTTATTCAACCTATTAAAGGGTTTTATTACGGAAGTCATCGGCGAAGAATTTGTAGAAGAGATGGATATCACTCCAGAAAGTTCGTTTACTAAAGATCTGGAAATGGACAGTATCGAGATTGTTTCTTTTTCAGAAAAAATCAAAGCACACTTTGGCGATCAAATTGATTTCACCGGTTGGTTGTCTTCTATGGATCTTGATCAACTGATCAATCTTGATCTTAATAGGATCATCAATTACATCTACGAATGCCAATAATTACTATTAATAATAAAAAAGTTCACATACAAGAACTAAATAAAGGTGCTAAAGATACCGTAGTATTGATCCACGGTATGTTTAGTAATCTTGCTATTTATTATTTTAATATTGCTCCCATTTTGGCGCAGCACTTTCATGTGGTCATGTATGATCTAAAAAGTCATGGTAAGAGTGAGCGTACATTAGAAGGATATGATTTAGAAAATATGTCGTCCGATTTAATCGCAATGATGGATTACCTCCAAATCAAAAAAGCACAACTTGTTGGCTATAGTTTTGGAGGACTTATTGCTCTCAAAACTGCTTTGATAACCCCTGAACGTTTAAGTCAATTGGTTATCATTGAAGCACCGGATCCGCAAGATGAAAAAGCGCGAAATATTATCGAAGATTATAGCAAGGAATTTCTCGAACATTACGTAGCTAATTTTACGGACACTACAAAAGTGAAAATGGGGAAAAGACAGATGGAAAAAAACCATCGATTATACGAGTTTTTATTTAACCAGACCACTATCAAAGCTGATATGGTTAAAGAAAAACATTTTCTACATCACATTCCTGTTTCCGAATTACACCCACCAACCCTGTTACTATATGGATCAGCCTCCAATTGCAAACCAACAGGAGAATGGTTACAATCTCAAATCGGTACAGCCGAGCTAAAACTCATTGATGGAGATCACAATATTCCCATTCAAGCTCCTATTGAGATAGCAGAAACTATTGTTCAATTTTTAACTAACCATTAATTACAAAACCATGGCTAAATTTGTATTTGTTGTTCCCCCGCTAACTGGTCACGTAAATCCAACATTGAGCATTGGTGCCGAACTCTTAAAAAGAGGACATCAAGTAGCGTGGATCAGTCTTGACCAAAACTTAAGCTCCAAACTTCCTGTAGGCGGGCAACTATTGCTTATTCAATACGATCAGACAGACGAAGAAAAAAGAGAAAGCGAACACTATCTAGATATCATCTCAAAAAAGGTTGTTTACGGCATTGATAGTATCAAGTTTTTATACGAAGAAGTGTTGATCCCTTTAAATAGACATTGTTATAAAGGAATCGTTAAGCTGTTAGAAGCCTATGAGCCAGATTTAGTAATCGGTGATCATCAATTATTTGCTGCGGCAATTGCGGCAAAAAAAGTTAATCGCCCTTATGCGACCTCCGTAACAGCCCCAGCAGCAATCAAAATTATCAGTGAGCTACCGAAAGTACATGAATGGGAAGTCAAGCAGATCATGGCTTTACAAGAAGAACTCGGTATCAAAGAAAACCGATCGTTAGATTGTTCAGATCTTCTTACTTTAGTCTTAACCTCTCAGTATTTCTTTGGAGAAATGGATCTCACCTCCAACTATCAATTTACAGGTCCGGTAGTAACAGAACGTCCTTTATCCTGTGCTTTCGATTGGGAGCAACTGAAAAGTAGTCCTCGGAAAAAAATTTTAGTCAGCATAGGCACAACATTCGACCATGAACATAAGAAAGCATTTTTTCAAAAGGTAATCGATGCCTTTCAGGACGAAGATCTAACGGTTGTAGTTGTTTCAGATTCCAATCTATTTGATACCTGGCCTGAAAATTTTATGGTCTATTCGCAAATCCCACAATTGGATTTGCTACCTCATTTAGATGCTGTCGTATGCCATGGTGGACACAACACCGTTTCAGAAGCTCTTTCACATGGTCTACCGCTCGTTGTTATTCCAATTGCATACGATCAATCCCATGTGGCAGGACGTGTCGTACGTACCGGTGCAGGTGAGCGTCTCAATTTTAACCGATTTAAAGCCAATCACCTAAGAAACGCTGTTGATACTATCTTAAATCAGCCACAATATCGTGAAGCCGCCCTCAAAGTTCGTCAATCTTTTATAGAGGCAGGCGGAACGAAGACAGCAGCAGATCTACTTGAACACGCCATAGCCCCTACGCAGCCCTCTATCGAATCTCCTGCTAAATTTCTCATTGTTATTCCTCCATTTTTTGGACATATCAGTCCGACATTAAGTTTGGGAGCTAGTTTACTTGCTCGTGGTCATGAAGTCAAATGGTTTGGCATTACACCACTGGCGGAGGAACATATTCCAACAGGAGGAACCTATATCTACCCCGAGAAGGATCTCATCCCCTTTCAACTTGAACTTCAACAGATATTAAAACGACAAGATGATGGCCCTTCTTGTTCTGGACCAGAAGTCATGAAATTAGCACTGGAAGAAACCTATGTTCCATTTGCTAAAATGATGATGCCAGGATTAGAAACACTACACAGTCACTGGCAGCCTGATGTAATCATCAATGATTGTATCACCTTTGGCGGAGCTCTATTCGCACACAAACATCGTATACCCTCTGTAACGACAACCCCAGTACCACCAGATGTGATGGGTGACACAGAGAAAAGTGCTCCTAAAATATTTGAATGGCAGCAAAACCTCATCAAAGAGCTACAAAAAGAGGTCGGTATTCTTGATGAGGGTATATTCATACATTCTCATCAATTAAACCTGGTGTTCACATCACAAGCATTTGCAGGTTTTAAAACCGTACCCTCACACATGAAATTTGTAGGTCCGGTCAAAGGCCGTCCCAATAATAGCCCTTTTGACTGGGAACGACTAGCAGCCAGCACAACGCCAAAAATTTTTGTGTCATTGGGTACTTTATTAGTTGATATCCGAAAAGCTTTTTTCGGTAAACTCATTGAAGCATTTGCGGACCAACCTGTTACTATTATTGCAGCAACACCACCCGAAATATTTGATAAATGGCCTACTAATTTTATCGTAAATAGTTTTGTCCCACAATCAACATTGATGCCTCATATGGATATGGTGATTTGCCACGGCGGTTTCAATACAGTGAACGACACCTTTACCAATGGTCTACCTATGTTGATTACACCAATCGCTTACGATCACTTTCATACAGCAAAGTTGATTGAACAAGCTGGCTGTGGAATCAGTATCCGATACAAACGACTTCGAATAGAAGCCCTGAGGGAGACCGTCTTCGAGCTCTTAGAAAATCCTAAATATAGAAATGCAGCCAAAGAAGTTCAGGCAGCTTTCCTAACAGCTGGCGGTAATGATCAGGCAGTTACATTATTGGAAGATTTTGTAAAACAAGAACGTTCAGTATTAGCTTCAATATAAAATATGAAAAGAAAATTGTTATTTGCAGAACGCATGCTATTGGGTGAAGGAAAAGAACCATTCCATGTCGTTATTCCTTTTCGCCTGCGCGGTGTATTTGAGGAAAAAGATATTCAATCTGCTTTAGACAGACTCCAGAAAAAACATCCTTGGTTACGAGCATACATCCATATTGATGAGAAGAATATTCCATGGTTTGAAGTCCCTAAACTAACGAATCCAATTCCAATTCGTATTGTGGACAAAAAAAGCGAAGACGACTGGCAACAGGAATCTATACAAGAATGGAATACACTCTTTGATTACAAAAACAAACCTTTGATCCGCTTTGTATGGATTAAAGGAAACGATAGCTCAGATATGCTACTTGTATTCCATCACTGCCTGTGTGATGGCGGTGCAGCGATGACTTTACTTTATGAATTTTTAAAAGTATTGGATAATCCAGTAGCAGATATAGGCATCGAAAATCCTATTTTAGGTATTCAAGACATTGTTCCTGCACCAATTTTAAAAAATAACAAACAAAGGTTTAAGGCAAAAATGATTGGTCGGCTAGCAACATTAACGATTAAATGTATTCCCGTCAGCAAAAAAACGATTGATCGACAAACGGACTATTTGATTCATTGGAAATTAGACCAAACCACAAGCCAACAGCTTATTTCCCATTGTAAGTCACTATCAATCACGGTCAATACTTTTTTAAGTGCTACCGTACTAGACACCTTTAAAAAAGTACGCGGAAACAAAGCCTTTAATAAAGTTTCTTGCCCAGTAGATATCAGGCGCTTAGCTCCCCAAGTAAAAGAAGATCATATTTTCGCCTTCGGCTTGATGATTGTCATCTCATCAAATCCCAAACTCAATTTCTTAGACAATTTACGTTTAATGCAGCGTTATGTAGATCACAAAACAGCCAAACTTAATCCCTATATCACCATGATGGTTATGGAATCTGCCCATAATGCGTTAAACAACTTTACAAAGCTTCTAAAACGAGGCAAGTCATCCAATGATTGTATGTTTTCCAACTTGGGACGTATTCAGATTCCACATCAATACCAATCCTTTACGTTGGAAACTATTTTCAGTCCATCAGTCATTGGACCACTAGGCAATACAACGACGATACTCACCTCCACTTATCAAGGTATTATGGACTTCTCGTTTATAGGAAGTGAAGGTTATTTGCCTTATCACGAGGCCATAGCCATTCGTGATGAAATAACTGATTCCATTAAACGCAAATTAAATTATCAAGCAGCCTCATGACCAAACGAAAACTCTTATTAGTAGAAAGAATCATGTATATTGATGCCACCACACCTTTAAACTGTGTGTTTACGGCAAAAATTAAAGGTGAAATTCGAAAAGAACACATCCAAATTGCTTTAGCAAAAATCCAAAATAAGCATCCGCTGCTTCGTTCAGAAATTGATTTACAGGATAAGCAACATCCTGCTTATGTCATCAAGGAAAATATGAAACCTATTCCGCTTCGCATCGTAGAACGTCAAACAGATACAGATTGGTTGGTGGAATCCGAACAGGAATGGTATTGGCACTTTAATGATGAAGGCTCCCCTTTGGCTCAATTGGTATGGATCAAAGGACAAGAGGTGTCTGAATTATTATGGGTATTGCCACATTGTATCTGTGATGGAACCAGTATTGAAACTTTGATGCGGGAATTACTTGCTTTAATAGATAATCCGACCCTTGATCTCGAACCTTATCAACTATTCCAATCAGTAAACAATTTCTTATCTCCACAGTTTGATATTCAAAAAAACACACGCAAAGCAAAGCTTTATTTACTTTTGGCCAAATTTTTCTTTTTGCTTCAACGAGAAAATAAAAAAAGAAATCTCGGAAAAAATTATGCCATTCATTGGAAATTAGATTCAACAAATTCAGCTGTTTTAAAACAGAAATGTAAAGACAGTGGTATTTCCATACATTCCATTCTTTGTACAGCGTTTATGCAAGCTTTTCAAGATGTACAAGGTAAATCAGCGAAAAAAAAAGTAATTAGTCCAATTAACATCCGTCATTTTATTCCTGAAATCAAAAAGGATCACATGTTTGCCTTTGCTCCAACAGTAGAACTATCATTAAAAAAGAAAACTCCTCAGATACTAGACCAAGCGAAACATATCAAAAAGGATCTTACTCAAAAAATAGAAAAGATGGACGCACGAGAACTGCTATGGATGGGTGAACAGATGCACTCTCTGGTCAATCGTATGATTTCACTGTTAAAATCAAGCCGAGGAGGGCACGATTTGACTCTTTCAAATATGGGTAGTCTTCAGATCCCGAATGATTACAAAAATTTTATTCTGGAAGATATCTTTAGCCCAACAGTAGCATTTCCTTGGTTAAATTCAAACACTTTAGTTACGACTACATATCGTAATCAAATGGACTTTACGTTGATGTCCAATCAAGATTTCTTACCTAAAGAAGAAGCCTTGAAAATTAAAGACAAGGCTATAGCATTACTGACTTTATCCTTATAAATTACTTATGATAACAACAGCTCAGTCAAAAAAAACATCCCTCAAACGCTTTCTAAGAAAGCGTGCAATTTATTATATCTTTCCCAACGTATTTTTCAATTTTATTATTGCTTATGCCAGTTTCCAAGAATTGGGGTATACTCATTTTTTTACTGGTCCCCAAAGCTTAGCACGTTTAACATTGCCAATGGCTATATTTTTGCCAGTAATCCTGACAATGGATATCATTAAGCGGGTTATTGTTGCCGCCGAACAAGAATTAATCGAAGTGGCAATAGATAATAACCTGAATAAAAACAGATTTATAGCAAAATTATGTGTGGCACACGGCATCATAACCGGTTTACTAGTACTATCTGTATTACTAATTGCACAGCAAAGCCTAACTGTTAACCATAAACTGGATCCTACCCTTATGGCTATTCTAGATGCTGTTCTTGCAGGTCTACTTTCGATATTGTTTACTTATCTTCCAATATATAGGCTAAAAAAACATTTGTACAAAACCTAGAGTATTCCTGAAGATGGTGTAATTCCTCAAAAGGAAAAAAATAAGCAAGAATATTTGCTGGATATATGTCTTAGTGTACAAGACAATTTAAATCAATTCTCTATTATTTTGAGATAGAATACAAGTAAAAAACAAGGCAACCTAAGCAATTACACAAATAGTTCTTGTAATAGTTGCGTAAGAATAATAATTAATTCTATGTCTATTTTGCTGATATAGTGTTTAATTTCATTGTTATCTAACCAGTCTTCAACAAATGCTACTGCCAGCGATGAAATTAATATTACAGGCATAAACTAGAGATGACTATCGCATTTCATCTTACATAGAAACTCTCTTTCGTTTAGAACGGTATATTAAAATATAAAATAATTAGGTCTTTTTATGTTTTACCATTTTCCTGAGTGCACCTATAGGGTCTCTTTTTTGATAGGTTTGGGAAGGTCTATAATCATAGGACATAAAATATAGGTTCAGGATGTGACTGCTTTATATTAAATAGCAAAATTTTCAGATTCAACAATCCCTCTTATAATTTGGGTTATTTCTCCATCTTCTACTTGTAAATATTGTTGATTCTCTTCAACCATGATCTTACCTCTTTTACCCAACTTTCCAGAATGCCCTAAACTTCCTGGATTACCAGGCCTTCCTTCTGATCCCTCTTTTCCTGCACTTCCGCCACCGGCAGGGTTAAAAATAAGATCTCCGTTTCCTCCCTTTCCACGTTTACCGCCCTGTCCGCCAATTCCACCAATTCCACCAATTCCGCCGACTCCTCCGTTGCCAGGAGAGCCTCCCAAATTATTGATAACGTAAAGAGTTGGTGCTATTTCTTTACGAAGTGAATAAATTTTAACAAAGCCACCATCACCGCCATCACCGCCATCGCCTCCTTCACCACCGTCACCACCGTCACCACCGCTCCCGCCATTTCCTCCATCTCCACCGGATTTAGGTCCTTTTCCGCAAGCAGTATTTTTTTTCCCGCCATTTCCTCCTTTTCCTCCATCACCACCTTTTTGTCCAAGCCCACCGGTTTGACCAATTCCCCCGTTACCTCCATTCCCGCCTATTGCATTAATGTATATTTCAGCATCCTGATGGAAAGATTTACATACAAAAATAACTGAGCCAGCTGGTAATCCATTATCGCCTTTATAACCAATGTTTCCCTTCAAACCCTTTTGTCCACTTGAACCAAGACCTCCATCATCTCCGCTTTCTGCACTTTTGAAACCAAATGTACCACATGAAGCATCACGACCAGAACTACCATTCTTCCCATTACTTGCTGGTGTATTATAGTTTTGCGCTTCGTTTAAATAAACTTGGGCATCAATGCCTCTACTGCCTTTATTATTTTCGATAGATAATACGCCAGCACCGTAGTTTGCAAATATATTTAAGTCAGATTCTGAATAAATTTTAACATCTTTATTTGAAATGATAGAATCGCAATTGATTACAATTGCAAACATACTTCCTTTGGGATTTATAAATTTAATATTGTTTTTAATGATAAGTACTTTAACTCTTAATGTAGTAATAGTTCTGGTTTCCTCACCATTTTCACCTAATATTAAAAGGTCTGTATCATATTTTTTTCCCAAAATAGATGCTATTAAATCATCTTTTGCAGTTTGTGCATGCACAGCAGAAAACAACATAACTAAAACAATTATTATTAAATTTCTCATTTTTCACGGTTAATTTAGAAGTTGAAACTAATTATTATCAAAAAATATTGGCTAAAACATACTACAAGAATAAGAAAAATAAAAAAACGAAACAACAAGTACAAATACCTGTTTTTAAACACATTACATCAATATAAATGATGCAAAATGATGGACTATTTACGCAACCTATCTAGTTTAGGTATGACTATGAATTTTCTAAATTTTATAAGCTTACCTATAGGTACGCCTAATTTAGGGCGTTTATACGTTAAGTTTGATCCATCTGAAAGAAAGATTCTGGATCATACTATCTTAAAAAATAATACAAAAAAATGATTATTTTAAGTTTTGTGGCAGAATCGTGACACAGACTATTAAAAAATCAACATTCCAGTAAAATCAAGACCTACCTAGTTTAGGTTCGAATAATTATATACCTCACAAAATAATCCAAAGTATGAAATACATCATTTTTATACTTAAAAAAACAAAACAAAAAACCCAGCCTCAGTTTAAATCGTTCTGAAGCTGGGTATTTTAATTCTCAAATCTATTGTACCCCGCCTCCTAAGGCACGGTATAAATTTATTGCTGCATCTAATTTTTCTAATTTTATTGCAACAACATCTAAGTCATTTTGCAAGGCACTATTTTGTGCAGTAATTACATCTAGGTAATTTGCCATACCGCTTTTGTACAAAAGCGATGCATCTGAAGTTGCTTTCTCTAAAGACTCTCCTTTTTGAGTAGCAAGCTTCATACGTTCCTCAGCATATTTTACTTTAGACATTGCATCTGAAACTTCACCAACGGCAGTAATAAAAGACTGTTTAAAATTAACAACTGCTTTCTCCTGTTCGATAACTGCAATTTCGTAAGCCGTTTTTAAAGCCTTTTGTCTAAAAATAGGCTGCGTTAAATTAGCCATAACTGTTTTAGTAACTGAACCTGGGAAATTAAACCATTTATCAAATTCAAATGAATTTATCCCAATTGACGGACTCAAACTCAAACTTGGATACATGGTTACTTTGGCAAGTCCAGTTTTTGCATTGGCAGACATTACAGCATATTCACTAGCTTTTACATCTGGTCTTCGGCTTAATAGCGATGCTGGAATTGTTGAAGGGATTACAACACTAAATTCTGCTGCTTGAAGGCTTTCCGCACGTGTTACACTATTTGGATATTCACCACATAAAATTTGTATTGCATTTTCCTGAACTGCTATATTTCCTTTTGCTAAAGGCACTAATAACTCAGCAGTTTTTTTCTGTGCTTCAGTTTGATTTAATGCTAAAGAACTTATTGCTCCAGAATTATACTGTAATCGCATCATAACCAATGTATTTTCGCTTAACTCAATGTTTTTCTGTGCAATTTTAAACTGTTCATCTAAAGCTAAAAGATTATAATACCCTTGTGCCACTTGAACAATAATTCTTGTTTTTAAAGCCGAAAGATTTTCTTTTTGAGCAAAATAACCCGCTTTTGCATCTCGCTTTTGCATAGCAGCCTTTCCCCAGATATCAATCTCCCAAGCTAATTTAAGATTCGCACTATAATCATCCATATAATCTTTACTGGTAAATTGCGAACTTAATGAACCATTTAATGAGTTTTTAGATTGATACGAACGGTTTGCACCTGCATCAAAATCTAATGTTGGCAATAAAGTTAATTTTGCCTGCTTGTAAGTAAGATCAAGCTGCTCCATAGTCTTCATAGCGATAAGCACCTCGTTATTTTTAACGAGGGCTTTTTCAATCAAATTAACCAATAAAGGATCTTTATAATAACTTTTCCAAGGCAGGAGTGTTGTATCTCCCGTTGCGACCATTTCTTCACGGAATTTTTCTGGTGCATTCAATTCTTCGCGAGAATATTTTTTCCCAACTACACAGGAAGCAAGCAAAACACTTACACACGCAGAAATTCCTATCTTATATATTGTTTTCATTATTCTTGTTTTATAGTTTGCATTACATTCTTTTTACTAGATACTTTTTCTTGTAAATATTGAAATAGTATAAAAAGTAATGGAATTACAAAAACTCCTAATATAACACCGCTAAGCATTCCCATCGCTGCACTGACACTTATCGATTTATTTCCTACCGCTGTTCCGCCAGAAGCAAACATTAGAGGTAACATACCTGCAATAAAAGCTAGAGAAGTCATGATAATTGGTCTTAATCTGGACTTAGCTCCTTCAATAGCCGCTTCAACAATAGACAAACCTGCCAATCGTCTTTGAAGTGCAAACTCCACAATAAGAATTGCATTTTTTGCCAAAAGTCCGACCAACATAATCAAACCAACCTGTACATAAATATTATTGTCTAATCCTACAGCTTTGATGCCTAGAAAAGCTCCTAAAATACCTGTTGGAATAGAAAGCAAAACAGCAAGAGGCAATAAGTAACTTTCATATTGAGCAGCAAGCAAGAAGAAAACAAACAGAAGACATAAACCAAAAATTGCAATAGTCTGGCTTCCTCCCATTTTTTCTTCCAAACTTAATCCTGTCCATTCGTAACTATAATCAGAAGGAAGCTGATCCAATACAGTTTCCAGATTACCCATAATCTCTCCATTACTAAATCCTGGTAAAGCAACTGCGGTAATATTAACTGAATTATATAAATTATATCTGTCTACCGTTTCTGGTCCATACACTTTTTGCAGTTTCACAAGTGATTTTGCAGGAACCATTTCCATTTTGGCATTACGAACAAATATTTCGTTGAAAGCATCTTCGTCTGTTCTAAAAATACCGTCAGCTTTTACATTCACTCTATAAAATTTACCAAATCTTGTAAAATCTGAAGACTGATCTCCAGCAAAATAAATCTGGATATTGTTTAAAAGATCACGCATATCAATTCCCATCTGGCTGGCTTTTTCCTCATCCACCTCTAATTCTAGTTGCGGATAATCGGCTCTAAAAGTAGTATACGCATATTGTACACCCGGCTGTTTCATAATCTGCCCAATTACTTTATCAGTCATAGCCTTTAGAACAGCTGGATTACGTGCCATTCTATCCTGCAGCACAATTTCTGCTCCACTAGTTACACCAAAACCTTCTACTGGTGGCATTCTTAAAACCATAACTGACCCTTCTTTAATCTTTGATAATCTAGCAGAAATGTCATTCATTATGCTTTCAATATCCTTAATATCCCCTCTTTCCTTTACCGGTTTTAGTTTTACAAACCCTAAACCATATGCAGGACTGGAACTGTTACTTAAAATATTAAATCCTGTAATACTGGTATTAACATCAATTCCTTCTACCGTAGAAAGCTCTTTTTCTATTTTTTTAACTACTTCTGTAGTACGATCTAATGCTGTACCCGGAGGCATAGACAAACTGTAAACAATAAAACCATCATCTTCCAAAGGCACAAAACTTTTTGGGGTTGACATCATCAGCATAATTGCAATAGCAGTTATACCAACAACTAATCCTGCAGAAAGCCATTTTCTATTGATAAGAAAACGAACTGATTTAATATATTTACCCGTTATATTATTAAACCCTCTATTAAATCCAACAAAAAAGCGCTCCTTAAATCCTGTTTTATGATGCCCCTCTTCTCCACTGTGACTGTTCTTTAACAATAATGCACACAAGGCTGGAGTAAGCGTAAGTGCATTTACAGCCGATATAATAATAGCAATTGCTAATGT encodes:
- a CDS encoding acyl carrier protein yields the protein MDTLNTTLKMNHEELFNLLKGFITEVIGEEFVEEMDITPESSFTKDLEMDSIEIVSFSEKIKAHFGDQIDFTGWLSSMDLDQLINLDLNRIINYIYECQ
- a CDS encoding alpha/beta fold hydrolase gives rise to the protein MPIITINNKKVHIQELNKGAKDTVVLIHGMFSNLAIYYFNIAPILAQHFHVVMYDLKSHGKSERTLEGYDLENMSSDLIAMMDYLQIKKAQLVGYSFGGLIALKTALITPERLSQLVIIEAPDPQDEKARNIIEDYSKEFLEHYVANFTDTTKVKMGKRQMEKNHRLYEFLFNQTTIKADMVKEKHFLHHIPVSELHPPTLLLYGSASNCKPTGEWLQSQIGTAELKLIDGDHNIPIQAPIEIAETIVQFLTNH
- a CDS encoding glycosyltransferase, whose translation is MAKFVFVVPPLTGHVNPTLSIGAELLKRGHQVAWISLDQNLSSKLPVGGQLLLIQYDQTDEEKRESEHYLDIISKKVVYGIDSIKFLYEEVLIPLNRHCYKGIVKLLEAYEPDLVIGDHQLFAAAIAAKKVNRPYATSVTAPAAIKIISELPKVHEWEVKQIMALQEELGIKENRSLDCSDLLTLVLTSQYFFGEMDLTSNYQFTGPVVTERPLSCAFDWEQLKSSPRKKILVSIGTTFDHEHKKAFFQKVIDAFQDEDLTVVVVSDSNLFDTWPENFMVYSQIPQLDLLPHLDAVVCHGGHNTVSEALSHGLPLVVIPIAYDQSHVAGRVVRTGAGERLNFNRFKANHLRNAVDTILNQPQYREAALKVRQSFIEAGGTKTAADLLEHAIAPTQPSIESPAKFLIVIPPFFGHISPTLSLGASLLARGHEVKWFGITPLAEEHIPTGGTYIYPEKDLIPFQLELQQILKRQDDGPSCSGPEVMKLALEETYVPFAKMMMPGLETLHSHWQPDVIINDCITFGGALFAHKHRIPSVTTTPVPPDVMGDTEKSAPKIFEWQQNLIKELQKEVGILDEGIFIHSHQLNLVFTSQAFAGFKTVPSHMKFVGPVKGRPNNSPFDWERLAASTTPKIFVSLGTLLVDIRKAFFGKLIEAFADQPVTIIAATPPEIFDKWPTNFIVNSFVPQSTLMPHMDMVICHGGFNTVNDTFTNGLPMLITPIAYDHFHTAKLIEQAGCGISIRYKRLRIEALRETVFELLENPKYRNAAKEVQAAFLTAGGNDQAVTLLEDFVKQERSVLASI
- a CDS encoding condensation domain-containing protein, translating into MKRKLLFAERMLLGEGKEPFHVVIPFRLRGVFEEKDIQSALDRLQKKHPWLRAYIHIDEKNIPWFEVPKLTNPIPIRIVDKKSEDDWQQESIQEWNTLFDYKNKPLIRFVWIKGNDSSDMLLVFHHCLCDGGAAMTLLYEFLKVLDNPVADIGIENPILGIQDIVPAPILKNNKQRFKAKMIGRLATLTIKCIPVSKKTIDRQTDYLIHWKLDQTTSQQLISHCKSLSITVNTFLSATVLDTFKKVRGNKAFNKVSCPVDIRRLAPQVKEDHIFAFGLMIVISSNPKLNFLDNLRLMQRYVDHKTAKLNPYITMMVMESAHNALNNFTKLLKRGKSSNDCMFSNLGRIQIPHQYQSFTLETIFSPSVIGPLGNTTTILTSTYQGIMDFSFIGSEGYLPYHEAIAIRDEITDSIKRKLNYQAAS
- a CDS encoding condensation domain-containing protein encodes the protein MTKRKLLLVERIMYIDATTPLNCVFTAKIKGEIRKEHIQIALAKIQNKHPLLRSEIDLQDKQHPAYVIKENMKPIPLRIVERQTDTDWLVESEQEWYWHFNDEGSPLAQLVWIKGQEVSELLWVLPHCICDGTSIETLMRELLALIDNPTLDLEPYQLFQSVNNFLSPQFDIQKNTRKAKLYLLLAKFFFLLQRENKKRNLGKNYAIHWKLDSTNSAVLKQKCKDSGISIHSILCTAFMQAFQDVQGKSAKKKVISPINIRHFIPEIKKDHMFAFAPTVELSLKKKTPQILDQAKHIKKDLTQKIEKMDARELLWMGEQMHSLVNRMISLLKSSRGGHDLTLSNMGSLQIPNDYKNFILEDIFSPTVAFPWLNSNTLVTTTYRNQMDFTLMSNQDFLPKEEALKIKDKAIALLTLSL
- a CDS encoding TolC family protein, which produces MKTIYKIGISACVSVLLASCVVGKKYSREELNAPEKFREEMVATGDTTLLPWKSYYKDPLLVNLIEKALVKNNEVLIAMKTMEQLDLTYKQAKLTLLPTLDFDAGANRSYQSKNSLNGSLSSQFTSKDYMDDYSANLKLAWEIDIWGKAAMQKRDAKAGYFAQKENLSALKTRIIVQVAQGYYNLLALDEQFKIAQKNIELSENTLVMMRLQYNSGAISSLALNQTEAQKKTAELLVPLAKGNIAVQENAIQILCGEYPNSVTRAESLQAAEFSVVIPSTIPASLLSRRPDVKASEYAVMSANAKTGLAKVTMYPSLSLSPSIGINSFEFDKWFNFPGSVTKTVMANLTQPIFRQKALKTAYEIAVIEQEKAVVNFKQSFITAVGEVSDAMSKVKYAEERMKLATQKGESLEKATSDASLLYKSGMANYLDVITAQNSALQNDLDVVAIKLEKLDAAINLYRALGGGVQ